From one Culex quinquefasciatus strain JHB chromosome 3, VPISU_Cqui_1.0_pri_paternal, whole genome shotgun sequence genomic stretch:
- the LOC119768826 gene encoding uncharacterized protein LOC119768826 isoform X2: MPEPNRNITLQCSALMSSQLVGVCSVYQRHHPGWTSHRHCSPVGTVGRPDIMRLEWLLRIIPV, translated from the exons ATGCCGGAACCAAATCGAAATATAACACTGCAGTGCAGTGCACTGATGAGTTCTCAACTAGTTGGAGTTTGCAGCGTATAccag CGTCATCACCCAG GATGGACAAGTCATCGACACTGCTCGCCAGTCGGCACCGTTGGAAGGCCAGATATAATGCGGTTGGAGTGGTTGCTCCGGATTATCCCGGTCTAA
- the LOC119768827 gene encoding uncharacterized protein LOC119768827 has protein sequence MLGFGRILTDIQNSVFVAVEEEDETHESGGPDLRGGRQDREEPSLWRIWFIPKEEEDESPNVKSSTQGNQTYSNLILLTTQRLRVVPRSLLNGSCNDRKNTCSRSS, from the exons ATGTTGGGCTTCGGAAGGATTTTGACCG ATATTCAGAATTCTGTCTTCGTggcggtggaggaggaggacgagacGCATGAATCCGGCGGGCCAGATCTTCGTGGCGGAAGACAGGACCGGGAGGAACCGAGCTTATGGAGGATATGGTTCATTccaaaggaggaggaggatgaatCACCGAATGTCAAAAGTTCTACCCAAG GTAACCAAACATATTCCAATCTGATCCTGCTAACAACCCAGCGTCTCCGTGTTGTTCCACGCAGCTTGTTGAACGGAAGCTGTAACGACCGCAAAAACACCTGCTCCAGAAGTTCGTAA
- the LOC119768826 gene encoding uncharacterized protein LOC119768826 isoform X1, producing MPEPNRNITLQCSALMSSQLVGVCSVYQRHHPGAIGTSSRLQECRGLSSVGHTLTTEMDKSSTLLASRHRWKARYNAVGVVAPDYPGLKQAVAATEKKAVAAVATTADVK from the exons ATGCCGGAACCAAATCGAAATATAACACTGCAGTGCAGTGCACTGATGAGTTCTCAACTAGTTGGAGTTTGCAGCGTATAccag CGTCATCACCCAGGTGCCATCGGAACTTCATCGCGACTGCAGGAATGTCGCGGGTTAAGTTCAGTTGGCCACACCTTGACCACAGA GATGGACAAGTCATCGACACTGCTCGCCAGTCGGCACCGTTGGAAGGCCAGATATAATGCGGTTGGAGTGGTTGCTCCGGATTATCCCGGTCTAAAGCAAGCCGTCGcagcaacagaaaaaaaagccGTCGCAGCTGTAGCAACCACAGCCGATGTAAAGTGA
- the LOC6053863 gene encoding uncharacterized protein LOC6053863 isoform X2 produces MGLTDDERVAQNLLHSYDPNSCNSSSSYKCYESIPTPSPISQADCTMIQSSGDLQSRSAILEVLMNFSESAPILDDKLDRLSDSDSVAEIGEITGETHADIHRKSDLDDSPNVKPLDEPVIKAYLEKSHVKCEFKNCGYKKEQTDQNAIDAIESDFSVMTNSNTSTSSLIQSPLKNRRNSIASTGSMGRMETIIEEPLEPKVSVKEILARFETLRETAETQTKGSTISSGVRQAAGYS; encoded by the exons ATGGGACTAACAGACGATGAAAGAGTTGCTCAAAACTTGCTACATTCGTACGATCCAAATAGCTGCAATAGTAGCAGTTCGTACAAGTGTTATGAAAGTATTCCGACGCCGAGCCCAATCTCTCAGGCGGATTGCACGATGATTCAAAGCAGCGGTGATCTGCAGAGTAGATCTGCCATTTTGGAagttttaatgaacttttccGAATCTGCACCTATTTTGGACGATAAACTTGATCGGTTGTCCGATTCTGACTCTGTAGCAGAAATAGGCGAAATAACTGGTGAAACTCACGCAGACATACACCGCAAGAGCGATTTGGATGACTCACCAAACGTCAAACCTTTAGACGAACCCGTCATCAAAGCATATTTGGAGAAATCCCACGTCAAGTGTGAATTCAAAAACTGTGGATACAAAAAAGAGCAAACGGACCAAAACGCAATAGATGccattgaaagtgatttttcagTAATGACAAATTCTAACACCAGTACGTCATCCTTGATTCAATCACCGTTGAAAAACAGACGTAACAGTATCGCGAGCACAGGATCAATGGGTAGAATGGAGACCATCATTGAAGAGCCTTTAGAGCCTAAAGTATCCGTAAAAGAAATTTTAGCGCGCTTCGAGACACTTCGAGAAACCGCTGAG acaCAAACCAAAGGATCCACAATTTCTTCGGGTGTGCGCCAGGCGGCGGGCTACTCTTAA